AAGGCAACTTTATTCCTAGAGCACAGACACAACAGGCCAGAACACAATGTGCTTTACAGGGTATAAAAATATAGCAAATGTACAGTGCATAAATACAGACAGGAATTAGGCGACAAGAGATACAAATATTTATGTAAACTAGTCcattttaaagagaaaatgtcAAGTGAcaataagagaaaaaaacacagcaacttAGATGCATAATTAAATtaagaacattttaacattaaggTTATTTAAAAGCAAAGCCAAGAACATTAGGCTACTTGGTGGAGTAGATTTGACTTTAAAGTGGTCAGATTTGGTCTTATATCAACTGGGAGGTTATTCCAGGTCTGTGTTCATGATGACAGAATGCTGCTTCACTGTTTTGTTGTTACTCTTAGGACAGCAAGTAGGCTAGTCCCAGACATCCTAAGGGTTGTGGGAGGATCCTATGGCACAAGCATATGAGAGGAATATTTGGGTCCTTACTCACAGAGGGAtttatagaggtgctgactggTAGCCAATGTAAAGATTTTAGAAGTGGGGTTATATGCTCCTATTTCTTAGGCTAGTTGTTGTCAGGACCCTGGCGGAGgtgttctgaatcagctgcagctgtccaatcaatacatttttggaGACCTGTAAAGACACCATTACAGTAGTCGAGTTGACTGAAGATGAATGGATCAAGTTTTTCCAGAACCTGCTGAGATATAAGTAGACATGCATGATATTAGATGATGGTCGATATTCGATATGCTGATATGTTCAAACCCATTTTGGCCTATGCCGActtcatttttcattcactGAAGAGAACACCGAGTCTCTCCTTTACTACTTTTACCCTATTACtctcatttttttttagatacaGATTTTAAACcagacaaatacattttgattctaccaaatatgtataattttacaAATGTAGACATAGACATACACCCCggaaaaataagtaaattatttcatttggGGTTGGATAAATaccacctttttatttttaagtaaaacCGTTAAAATGAAGCTCCATCTATTTCCTGAGCTGCATACAGTACTGTAACAACAGTGAGCTCTCTAttgcacaaaataaaagcaggtgtAGTCCAGAGCTAAAAGCTCAGTCCTCAGGATGTGTTTTAAAGCAGAACAAACAAGACTGAAAAAAACCCTTCAGCTGACTAGTAGGCCAGCTGATCGTACTTACAACTGTGCAAACTAACAAAAACAAGCTCCATATATCATTTTCTGAGCCACAAATACTCCTGTAAGAACCCAGCGACAAACATTGAGCGCTCCATTGCACAAAATAAAAGATTTACCACCTTTTTAGgtaaaattcatttttaaataacaaacatAAGTCGTATCTTACAGCTTTTCATGATGTTTCCCTGAGGCAATCCGGACAAAGTAGTTGACACTGTGCAGAAAATTCCATCAGTCAGgtgcacaaaataaaagcagctgtagtcCAGACTCACACTTCAGTCCTCAGGACCCACTTTAAAGTATAACAAAACTTAAAAACTTCACATATTAGCTCCATATATTGTCTTGTGAACCAGAGGCAGTCCTGTAACAACTCAGTGACAAACAGGGAGCTCtgtaatgcaactgaatattgCTCATGTGCTTGATGTGTTATCTTCACTCTCTGATTGACAATCATCAATGTAAAGTTTAGATTACTTTCATTTTGCAAATATCTGactaaagtaacttaattattgCAGTTAGTTCATCCTGTGAACAGTGTTGTGATTTCTTGAAAAATCAAAGGGGCCATGATTACTTCTACTCGGGGTTCATTTTTCATACTTGGTGCCTACTTTGACCCTGGAGCTTTTAAGTACTTATATTTTATGATTGTCGtgtctttatatatttttattctcaGTTTAAATCTTCTGCTCATTGTGGTTATCTGTATGAACAGAAGCTTACATGAACCTATGTACCTTTTTCTGTGCAGCCTGTTTGTAAATGAGCTGTATGGTAGTACAGGGTTGTTTCCATTCCTTCTGCTTCAGATTCTCtctgacattcacactgtttctGCTCCCTTTTGTTACCTGCAGATTTTCTGTATGTACTCTTATGGAAGTGTAGAATTTACCAACTTAGCTGTCATTTCTTATGACAGATACCTTGCTATCTGCTGTCCTCTACAATATAATGCACATATGAAATCTAATAAGGTTGTCATGCTTATTGCTGTTATATGGTTACCTCTTTTATTTGCTGTCCTTGTCACAACATGCTTAACTGCTTCTTTACAGCTGTGTGGGAACATTGTTAATCAGGTCTACTGTAACAACTATTACATCATACAGCTGGCTTGCTATGACACCAGTGTGAATAATGTCTATGAACTCATTGCTGCTTCTCTCACAGTCTTTGCTCCCCTGTCTGTAATCTTTTAAACTTACATGAGGATtcttaaagtttgtttttctggttctAAACAGACCAGACAAAAAGCTGTCAGTACCTGCACTCCTCACCTTGCTTCTCTACTTAACTTTGCTTTAGGGTCTTGCTTTGAAATATTACAGAGCAGGTTTAACATGAACAGTGTGCCGAATATGATGCgaatatttttatcattgtatTTTCCTACATGCCAACCGCTCTTCAACGCTTTAATATACGGCCTCAACATGTCCAAAATACGGATCATATGTAAAAGTCTGCTTTTAAGTTCTGTTAGAGTTTTTCAGCTGCACTAACAGagaaaacaataaatgtatGCCTTTGGCCTACTGGTGTCAACAGTAATAATTTTTTCAGTTAACATATTTTATCAAACGTAGGAACTTTTATTATGCAAGttttcacaaattaaaacagagatgttgatttttgtctttctgaTGATAAATAATTGATCCATACTTTTATTTGCAGTCAATGATGGAGGGtcagtttttttcttattgtttcaTTGTACACTTATTTTCAATTCATGtctttttgtaattattttgccTTATCTCAGTTTTTTTCACCCTGAGAGATTTTATACCATGGCTAAATAAATGTTACTTAACTGCCTACCCATagcatattaatattaataatgtcACTTTGATGAgtgagacaaaaacacaataatttcCAGATTCAATGCACTGAAACAGTCTAGTCAGGGTATGTCAGCTTTATTCATGTCCCACTGAATcccaaatttatttattaattctaTCCTTAGACCCTGAATGTGAATATGGAAACCGGAACAAAGTTAGAAATGTCaggaaaataaatgtctgttgtttcccaggacagacagaaatctatctatctaaagtAGACAGCTAGACTGCACAGTACAAATTAAGTTGGACAATAAAGAAATACTTTAATTTTGTACCTCGAGGAAAGATTTAGTTGACATGGTCATTGGTTTCTACAGTCATCGCTGCgacaaataatattttttgtagTTATTTTCTACTTGAATTTATTGTGTTAATGCTTTTAGTGTTTGAGTATTTGTTGACTGTAGAGATCCAAAAACTCTGGCAATTGACCTTAAACCCCTGGACCGAGTAGACTCTTGGTCTCTGTGACCTCTCGCCAACACTGCATCCCCATTTATGAGTAAAATCTTTTGTCTGAAAGCCACCTCCAACTCTGATAATTCTGATGATAATGTGAAAGTGGACCATGTGGGCAACCATCCATGCACTATTTTTTCAACAACAGACATCATCACCACAATAAACAAAGAATTAATGaaagaattaaacatttgcaTTGAATCATAGAAAACAATCCGTATATGGTtccttctttcattattttgtttcaaaaccgaatcgggaaaaacaaaagaaaatgctgtAACCAGCGCAGGTGGTATGTATGCAGACGGACAGCGAGTCTGCTGTAAGAGGAAGGCTGCAGGGGTCTTGAGATGTCTCTTGTCGTTGAAGACCTCTAAGAAGTTGGGTTATCTGAGAATGTGTTTGTAAGTTTGGAAAAGAAGCCGGTGCTTCCACTAAGATGGACTTCAttgggatgtttttttttagccaCTGTGGATGTGTTGATGAAATAAGACGTGGTGACACGATTGAATGACAGGGAGGTCAA
The sequence above is a segment of the Micropterus dolomieu isolate WLL.071019.BEF.003 ecotype Adirondacks unplaced genomic scaffold, ASM2129224v1 contig_12847, whole genome shotgun sequence genome. Coding sequences within it:
- the LOC123966176 gene encoding LOW QUALITY PROTEIN: olfactory receptor 11A1-like (The sequence of the model RefSeq protein was modified relative to this genomic sequence to represent the inferred CDS: substituted 1 base at 1 genomic stop codon); its protein translation is MITSTRGSFFILGAYFDPGAFKYLYFMIVVSLYIFILSLNLLLIVVICMNRSLHEPMYLFLCSLFVNELYGSTGLFPFLLLQILSDIHTVSAPFCYLQIFCMYSYGSVEFTNLAVISYDRYLAICCPLQYNAHMKSNKVVMLIAVIWLPLLFAVLVTTCLTASLQLCGNIVNQVYCNNYYIIQLACYDTSVNNVYELIAASLTVFAPLSVIFXTYMRILKVCFSGSKQTRQKAVSTCTPHLASLLNFALGSCFEILQSRFNMNSVPNMMRIFLSLYFPTCQPLFNALIYGLNMSKIRIICKSLLLSSVRVFQLH